One Pueribacillus theae genomic window, AAAAAAAAGAACGAGGAATAATAACATCGATATAATTAGTTGTGGCAGTTGCAAAACGCTTCACCCCCATATCATTTTTCAGTTTACTCGAAAGGGGAATAGCCGTCAACGAAAGACACGATTTTGCAACAGTTAAGAATACCAGCTACGCATGAATCAGAGGTTAAACTCGTTTAACATTGGAAAGAGCAGATCTGGTTTTATCCATTCTTAATTACAATGAAGGCATCAAAAGTTTCTGATGCCTTGATCATTTAAAATAATTTAAGTTTCCCTTTCTTCAGAACAAGCCCTGGGCCACCGAGCAGGAATAGATAGCGGTTATCGATGATTTTTTTCATTGCTGAAGCCGTGCTTCCGTAAAGTTTCTTATTTCCAACAGTCCCGATTGCTTCTCCTTCACCTAAAGAAGCAACGGTTCCTTTGATATCAGGTTTAAATGATGCAAGTTCTTCATTGCCGCGAATGAGTCTCAAAAGGTTGGTTGCACATGTATATGCTTCTTGAATCGCGATTTGTGCTGTAGGTGGATATGGTCGATCATTTTCTTCATTAATGATTAGCGCACAGTCGCCAACAACAAATACATTGTCATAGCCAGGCGCGCGCAAGTCTTTATTAACCTTTACACGGCCGCGCATCGCTTCGAATCCAGAGTTCTCCACAATGGAGTTGCCGCGTACACCGCCCGTCCATACAACTGTGTTTGATTTAATCTCCTCTACCTGGTCATCCTTAGATAAAATAACGCCTTCTTCGGTGCATTCTTTAATCATTGTACCGAGCTTAAATTCAACGCCTTTTCTTTCTAGAATATTTTTCGCATACTCGACAAGCTCTGGATCAAATCCTGGCAAAAGTGTCGGCATGGCTTCAACGTTGATGATTCGAACGTTGCTGCGATCAATATCAAATTCGTTGCACAGCTTTGGAACACGATCCGCGAGTTCACCGATAAATTCAATTCCTGTGAAGCCGGCACCGCCAACGATTAATGTAAGCCTTTCCTTTTTCTTCTCTTTATCATTATTATAGCTTGCAAATTGATACTCGATATGCTCGCGAATTTTTCTAACCGAGTCAATGTTCCTAATGCTAAACGCATTTTCTTTTAACCCTTTAATGCCGAACGTTTCAGGTTCAAAACCGAGTGCAATGACAAGATAATCGTAATCTAATTCTCCGTTTTCAAGAATGACTTTTTGCTCTTCGCGTTTAATTTCTACGACTGTATCTTGAACAAAATTAACCTTATTCTCATCCACCACATCGTTAATCATAATCCTCGTCCGGTCATGATGCATCGTTCCAGCCGCCGGCTCATGGAGCCATGTTGTCTGATAGTGGTAGTTATGTTTATTGACAAGGATGATTTCTGCTTCGTTTGCATTTGTCTGTTTTTGCAAACGCACCGCTGTCATGATTCCGCCGTATCCAGCGCCAAGTATTACAATTTTAGGTCTACTCAATCAAATCACATCCACCTTAACGAATTTTTCAACGATTACCGAAATATGTTGCTAAATTTTCACAATTCGTCCCATATCAATAGTATTCTTTTTTCCTAGCTTTTTCAACCCAGAATCTGATGAAAAGTAAAAAACCCTTAATCTTTCCGATTAAGGGAGAAATGATAACATGATTAACAATCGCTTGTAGGCGTGCCGGCATTTGTCGCTGTTCGAAACGATGAGCCGCACCCACAGGAAGCGATGGCGTTCGGATTGTCGATGGTGAATCCGCCGCCCATCATGTTTTGTTTGAAATCAATGACGGTTCCTTTTAGCGCGGGCGCACTATCTACGTCAACAATCACTTTGATGCCGTTTGATTCAAACTGCTCATCACCGTCGTTTACTTCCGTATCAAATCCCATGCCATATGATAAACCGGTACATCCACCGCCTTTGATTCCTATGCGCAAAAATGAATCCTGTTCATTTTCCTGTTCCATCATTTCTTTAATGCGGTTAGCTGCGGGTTCAGTTAATGTCACAATCACGATAATCGCTCCTTTCCAAATGAATATAAAAGTTTCCTATCTATAGTATACAAAATCTTTTGCATTTTGCTCAAGAAATTAAAACATTGGATTTTCCTCTAAATATTCGTATATATTATCAACGAGCTCTTCAGGAGTTTCTCCTGTTACCACTTCACCGTTCACCAGTGCGTATAAATTGTCATAGCATAACCCGCAATTGCTTAGACAGCCATATTCGATAATGTCGAGGTTTGGGTCTTTTTCTAAGATCTCTCTCGCTCTCTGGGAACCGCTCGCTAAATTGCTAATACAAAATTCGATGATTGGATTCAATATGGTTCACCTCTTGTCTTCCACTCCTTATCCTAACTTTTCCCTTTGCCCCCGTCAATTATTTTACAACCTGTATTGTTGTAAACTGTATAAAGGTTCGTTATACTTTAGACGAATCTAATGAATGGAATCAAGACAAAATAGAACTTATTTGATCATTTTTTTAACAAATTTTTAACAAAGTTGGGCAAAGGAGAACGGTAATATGAGAAGATTGGTTATACTCGGTGGTGGTTATGGCGGATTACGAATTCTGCAGCGTCTTTTATCATCTTATCTTCCAATCGATCTTGAAATTATTTTAGTGGATCGTGAACCTTTTCATTGTATGAAAACAGAATATTATGCGCTTGCGGCAGGGACAATTTCTGACCAAGATGTGCGTGTTGCATATCCTCAACATCCTAAATTTTCCTTTGTCTTTGGAGAAGTGACAAACATTGATTTAGAGAATAATCAAATTGAAATAAAAGACAGAGATGAACCTCTTGCCTACGATGAACTCGTGATAGGGCTCGGCAGCGAAGATAAGTATCATGATGTTCCCGGAGCTGATGAATTTACATTAAGTATTCAATCGATTGATGGGGCAAGACAAACATCACAAGTGTTAAGCAACTTGCCCCCGAATGGCATAGTTGCAATTGTGGGCGGCGGGTTAAGCGGCGTTGAAATGGCGAGTGAACTTCGTGAAAGTCGCCCTGACTTAACCATTCAATTGTATGATCGCGGAAAAAGAATTTTGTCGGATTTCAGCGAGCGATTAAGCAGCTATGTAGAAAAGTGGTTTATTGAACACGATGTAAAAATTATAAATGAATCAAACATTACAAAGGTGAAAAAAAACAAACTGTATAATAATGGCGAACCAATTGAAGTTGATGCGATCGTCTGGACAGCCGGCATCCAGCCCCATCACCTTGTGCGGGAATTACAGGTTGAAAAAGACAGATATCATCGAATTGTTCTTTCGCCGCACCATTATATCCCAGCCTATCCAAACGTTTATGTTGTCGGTGATTGTGCCAGCCTTCCCCACTCACCTAGCGCCCAACTCGCTGAAGAGCAGGCTGAGCAGATTGTCTCAGTGATGATAAAACGTTGGAACGGTGAGGAGCTGGCCGAACTGCCGCCTATTAAGCTAAAGGGCGTCCTTGGTTCGCTTGGAACAAAAAGCGGTTTTGGAGTCATGGGAGGCACGTCACTTACAGGCAGAGTGGCTAGACTGCTTAAATCGGGAGTGCTTTGGCTTTATAAGCGCAGCAACGTTTAATATAGATTTTTTGAATCAAACCGATTATAATAAGAAGTAAGAAAGGGGTGGATGTTGTTGCATGAACAAGTGCAAGAGGTTTTAGATAAACTTCGTCCGTTTTTGCTCCGTGACGGAGGCGACGTTGAACTCGTAGATGTTGAAGATGGAATCGTAAAAGTGCGTCTTATGGGCGCATGCGGAAGCTGCCCAAGCTCCACGATTACTTTAAAAGCGGGAATTGAGCGCGCGTTGCTTGAAGAAGTTCCCGGCGTGAAGGAATTAGAGCAAGTATTCTAATCGTGCGTCTTAAAGACATATAAAATAGCTTTAGCTTATAAAGAACCGTACCCTTTACTGAGAAGAGCACGGTTCTTTTTGTTTTGTTTAAAATTACGAAAAAGAATTTTTTAATATCGTAACTGTCGCCCCTTCTTTTGATGGGGCTAGTAATTGGCAATTGTATGAAGGATAAGCATGTTTCAATTTCTCAATAGCAGCCAAGCCTTTTCCTTTTGCTGTGTAGCACATGATCGAAGGGCCCGCACCGCTTAAAGCAACACCTTCTAATCCGTTCTTTTCACCAAATGCTGTAATAAGGGGCAAATCTGGAATAATTTCCGAACGATAAGGTTGGTGAAATAAATCATCTTTCATCATTTTTCCCGCTGTTTTGAGATCGCCTTTTAATAATGCCGCAATAAGCACATTCGCCACGCTTGAAGCCTGGATACTATCCTGATAAGTGAGTGTTGATGGGAGTACTTCCCTTGATTCGCTTGTCATTAATTGATTTGTAGGTGTCATGATCACCATATC contains:
- a CDS encoding HesB/IscA family protein, which produces MVTLTEPAANRIKEMMEQENEQDSFLRIGIKGGGCTGLSYGMGFDTEVNDGDEQFESNGIKVIVDVDSAPALKGTVIDFKQNMMGGGFTIDNPNAIASCGCGSSFRTATNAGTPTSDC
- a CDS encoding NAD(P)/FAD-dependent oxidoreductase: MSRPKIVILGAGYGGIMTAVRLQKQTNANEAEIILVNKHNYHYQTTWLHEPAAGTMHHDRTRIMINDVVDENKVNFVQDTVVEIKREEQKVILENGELDYDYLVIALGFEPETFGIKGLKENAFSIRNIDSVRKIREHIEYQFASYNNDKEKKKERLTLIVGGAGFTGIEFIGELADRVPKLCNEFDIDRSNVRIINVEAMPTLLPGFDPELVEYAKNILERKGVEFKLGTMIKECTEEGVILSKDDQVEEIKSNTVVWTGGVRGNSIVENSGFEAMRGRVKVNKDLRAPGYDNVFVVGDCALIINEENDRPYPPTAQIAIQEAYTCATNLLRLIRGNEELASFKPDIKGTVASLGEGEAIGTVGNKKLYGSTASAMKKIIDNRYLFLLGGPGLVLKKGKLKLF
- a CDS encoding YuzB family protein gives rise to the protein MNPIIEFCISNLASGSQRAREILEKDPNLDIIEYGCLSNCGLCYDNLYALVNGEVVTGETPEELVDNIYEYLEENPMF
- a CDS encoding NifU family protein, which codes for MLLHEQVQEVLDKLRPFLLRDGGDVELVDVEDGIVKVRLMGACGSCPSSTITLKAGIERALLEEVPGVKELEQVF
- a CDS encoding NAD(P)/FAD-dependent oxidoreductase — protein: MRRLVILGGGYGGLRILQRLLSSYLPIDLEIILVDREPFHCMKTEYYALAAGTISDQDVRVAYPQHPKFSFVFGEVTNIDLENNQIEIKDRDEPLAYDELVIGLGSEDKYHDVPGADEFTLSIQSIDGARQTSQVLSNLPPNGIVAIVGGGLSGVEMASELRESRPDLTIQLYDRGKRILSDFSERLSSYVEKWFIEHDVKIINESNITKVKKNKLYNNGEPIEVDAIVWTAGIQPHHLVRELQVEKDRYHRIVLSPHHYIPAYPNVYVVGDCASLPHSPSAQLAEEQAEQIVSVMIKRWNGEELAELPPIKLKGVLGSLGTKSGFGVMGGTSLTGRVARLLKSGVLWLYKRSNV